The following is a genomic window from Ethanoligenens harbinense YUAN-3.
TTATGAATCTGCATATGCCTATTGGTATAACCGCATCAAACGTCTGCGCAAACAAAATGCCGACCATCCGGAACGGATAGCGGCACTGGAAGAAGCGTTCTCCAATTTTAAAGCAGAAAGCGTCCATAGAAAAGATGCGGTAAAGAAAGATCAAATCACCTCGCAGGGGTTCATTGCCTGGCTTCTGGAACAGCGCAATGTGATTGATCGTCTAATTGAAGAATTGTAGAGCACAGCCGCCCCGGAATGGGGCGCTCGGCAAAACAGCCGAAAGGCCGATTTGTCCCGGGGGTTTGGGGGACGGATTCCACCAACAAGCACGGGTGTGGCCACACACCCATTGCTTGCCGCGATCCCGTATAGGCTATTTGTTTTAACATAGCATAGCCGAATGGAAGGCTTGTCCGCAGCCATTGCAATGACCAAAATGCTGATGGTGGCCGCGTAAGATTTTTCAAAAGTCATTGACAATGATTTGATGTCAAACTATACTGTAAGCATGAAAACAGATAACACCATCTTCCTCATGGGAAGAATTGGGGAAAAAGCGAATAAGTTTTTGGTAAAGGAGTTGGCCAAGATTGGTTTGTCCGGTTTGGCTCCCTCCCATGGTGACGTAATCGCCAATTTGTTCAAATACAAGGAAATCACCATGAGCCAACTTTCCGATGCGATTTACCGCGACCCATCCACCGTTACGGCGCTGGTTAGCAAACTGAAGCGAATGGGCTATGTGCGAACCCGCAAGGACAGCGCCGATACGCGCGTCACTTATGTTTCGTTAACGGATGAAGGAAAAGCGTTGGAACCGCATTTTCAAAGAATCTCTCTGGAACTGTACCAACTTGAATATCAAGGGGTCACACAGGAAGAAAAGGAAACATTGCATACCCTGCTT
Proteins encoded in this region:
- a CDS encoding MarR family winged helix-turn-helix transcriptional regulator, translating into MSNYTVSMKTDNTIFLMGRIGEKANKFLVKELAKIGLSGLAPSHGDVIANLFKYKEITMSQLSDAIYRDPSTVTALVSKLKRMGYVRTRKDSADTRVTYVSLTDEGKALEPHFQRISLELYQLEYQGVTQEEKETLHTLLSKINTNF